The DNA window GGCGGTCTCCCCGTACGCGGTCGCCGGCGACGGCGTCATCATGGACCTCTACCAGGAGGACACCCGCGCGGTCGCGGACGGCGTGGACCGGTGGCGGGAGCGGAACCCCGACGTCGAGATCACCCACGAGGCGTGGATCGGGCACCCGGCGAGCGTGCTGGCCGAGGCGGCGGCGTCGGCCGACCTGGTCGTCGTGGGCTCGCGCGGGCTGGGCGGCCTCGCCTCCGCGATCATGGGCTCGGTCGGCCACGGCGTGCTGCACCACGTCACCTGCCCCGTCGCGGTGGTCCGCCCCCGCGCCGGGACTCCTTGACCGCGGCTCACCCCTCGCCCGCATGACGGAGGCGGGCGGCGTCGCGGCTGGGCGGGACGCCGTACCGGCGGCGGTACTCCCGGCTGAACTGGGAGGGGCTGTCGTAGCCGACGCGGTGGGCGACGGCGGTGATGTCGTGCGGGCGACCGGCGAGCAGGAGCCTGGCCTGCTGGAGACGGATGCGCTTCTGGAACTGGATGGGGCTCAGCGCGGTGACCGCCTGGAAGTGGCGGTAGAACGCCGACGGGCTCATGCCGGCCAGCCGGGCCAGCTCCTCGACGCGGAACGGCTCGGCGTAGTGGTCCTGGACCCAGCGGACGGCGCGGGCGACGTGGCCGAGGCTGCTGTCGGCCAGGCCGAGGCGGCGTACCGCCTCGCCCTGCTCCCCGGTGAGCAGCCGCCACAGGATCTCGCGTTTGACCAGCGGCGCCAGCACCGCCCGGTCGCGCGGCCTGTCGAGCAGGCGGAGCAGGCGGACCAGGGCGTCGAGGAGGTCGGCCGTCATGCCGGCGACGGCGATGCCCGGCAGCGCTCCCGCGCGGGCGGGCGGCAGGTCGCCGGGGGCGGCGCGCAGGAGGAGGTCGGCGACGGCGGACGGCTCCAGGACGAGCGCCAGCCCCAGCGCGGGCCGTTCCGGGCTGATCCCGACGAAGTGCCCGGTGACCGGCAGGTCCACGGAGGCCACCAGGTAGCTGCCGGGGTGGTACTCGTGGACGCGGTCGCCCACCGCGAGCCGTTTGGCGCCCTGGGCGAGGACGGCCAGCACCGTGCCGGACATCGCGGGCGACGGCGGGCCAGGCCGCTCGGCCCTCGCGATGTGC is part of the Nonomuraea coxensis DSM 45129 genome and encodes:
- a CDS encoding AraC family transcriptional regulator; the protein is MGFDELRASLARHVRPDEGTVIDGLHIARAERPGPPSPAMSGTVLAVLAQGAKRLAVGDRVHEYHPGSYLVASVDLPVTGHFVGISPERPALGLALVLEPSAVADLLLRAAPGDLPPARAGALPGIAVAGMTADLLDALVRLLRLLDRPRDRAVLAPLVKREILWRLLTGEQGEAVRRLGLADSSLGHVARAVRWVQDHYAEPFRVEELARLAGMSPSAFYRHFQAVTALSPIQFQKRIRLQQARLLLAGRPHDITAVAHRVGYDSPSQFSREYRRRYGVPPSRDAARLRHAGEG